From Alphaproteobacteria bacterium, a single genomic window includes:
- the hisD gene encoding histidinol dehydrogenase encodes MPQRLDASAAGFAGRFAAFLDAKRDTEAAADRAAADIVQAVRAKGDEALFAYTERFDRFPVGPDTVRIRPEEMAAAFAGTPPAQREALELAAERIRAFHEAQRPQDLDWTDAAGVRLGLRWTPLDSVGVYVPGGTAAYPSSVLMNAVPARVAGVSRIAMAVPTPDNRLNPLVLAAAHIAGVDEAYRIGGAQAVAALAYGTDSVPAVDKIVGPGNAYVAAAKRLVFGRVGIDTIAGPSEVLIVAEDGQAPAEWLAADLLAQAEHDTAAQSILVSDSADLLDRVEAAVTATLATLPRGEIAAASWRDHGALILVPGLAAALPLVDAIAPEHLQLVLADADGFAARVRHAGAIFLGAHTPEAVGDYVGGPNHVLPTDRSARFASGLSLYDFLKRTTLLGCDGPALGRIGPAAVTLAEAEGLGAHALSVALRLGRG; translated from the coding sequence GTGCCGCAGCGGCTTGACGCCTCCGCCGCCGGGTTTGCCGGGCGGTTTGCGGCCTTCCTCGACGCCAAGCGCGACACCGAGGCGGCCGCCGACCGCGCCGCCGCCGACATCGTCCAGGCGGTGCGGGCCAAGGGCGACGAGGCGCTGTTCGCCTATACCGAGCGTTTCGACCGCTTTCCCGTCGGCCCGGATACCGTCCGCATCCGGCCGGAAGAGATGGCCGCCGCCTTCGCCGGGACGCCGCCTGCCCAGCGTGAAGCCCTGGAACTGGCGGCCGAGCGGATCCGCGCCTTTCACGAGGCCCAGCGCCCGCAAGACCTGGACTGGACCGACGCCGCTGGCGTCCGCCTCGGCCTGCGTTGGACGCCGCTCGACAGCGTCGGTGTCTACGTGCCGGGCGGTACCGCGGCCTATCCGTCGTCGGTGCTGATGAACGCGGTCCCGGCCAGGGTGGCGGGCGTTTCGCGCATCGCCATGGCCGTGCCGACGCCGGACAACCGGCTGAACCCGCTGGTGCTGGCTGCCGCCCACATCGCCGGCGTGGACGAGGCCTACCGCATCGGCGGTGCCCAGGCCGTTGCGGCGCTGGCCTACGGTACCGACAGCGTGCCGGCGGTGGACAAGATCGTCGGCCCCGGCAACGCCTATGTCGCGGCGGCCAAGCGTTTGGTGTTCGGCCGCGTCGGTATCGACACCATCGCTGGCCCATCGGAAGTGCTGATCGTTGCCGAGGATGGGCAGGCGCCGGCGGAATGGCTCGCGGCCGACCTGCTGGCCCAGGCGGAGCACGACACCGCGGCCCAGTCCATCCTGGTTTCCGACAGTGCCGATCTGCTCGACCGGGTCGAAGCGGCCGTCACGGCCACGCTCGCGACCTTGCCTCGCGGCGAGATCGCGGCGGCCAGTTGGCGCGACCACGGCGCCCTGATTCTCGTGCCCGGCCTGGCCGCCGCCCTGCCGCTGGTCGACGCCATCGCGCCGGAGCACCTGCAACTGGTGCTGGCCGATGCCGACGGCTTTGCCGCCCGGGTCCGCCATGCCGGCGCCATCTTCCTCGGCGCACACACGCCGGAGGCGGTGGGCGATTATGTCGGCGGGCCGAACCACGTGCTGCCGACCGACCGCAGCGCCCGCTTTGCCAGCGGTCTCAGCCTCTACGACTTCCTGAAGCGCACCACCCTGCTTGGCTGTGACGGGCCGGCGCTCGGCCGGATCGGGCCGGCCGCGGTCACGCTGGCAGAGGCCGAAGGGCTGGGGGCGCATGCGCTCTCGGTCGCGCTGCGGCTTGGCCGTGGCTGA
- a CDS encoding UPF0262 family protein codes for MRSRSRCGLAVAEPDAPMDAHARIVSLSLDDSFGRGRRPEVEQERAVAIDDLLDENRFALEGGPDGPYNIVLGIADNRLLLRVQDEKGEDLRIIGLALGPFRRIIRDYHGICESYYDAIRTLSPSQIETIDMARRGIHNDGTELLRARLDGKAVVDFDTARRLFTLLSVLHLKA; via the coding sequence ATGCGCTCTCGGTCGCGCTGCGGCTTGGCCGTGGCTGAGCCGGATGCTCCCATGGACGCCCACGCGCGCATTGTGAGCCTGAGTCTCGACGACTCCTTCGGCCGCGGCCGCCGGCCCGAGGTCGAGCAGGAACGTGCCGTCGCCATCGACGACCTGCTGGACGAGAACCGCTTCGCCCTGGAAGGCGGGCCGGACGGACCGTACAATATCGTCCTCGGCATTGCCGACAATCGGCTGTTGCTGCGGGTTCAGGATGAAAAAGGCGAAGACCTGCGCATCATCGGCTTGGCACTGGGGCCGTTCCGGCGCATTATTCGGGACTATCACGGCATCTGCGAAAGTTATTACGATGCCATCCGCACCCTCAGTCCTTCGCAGATCGAGACCATCGACATGGCCCGCCGCGGCATTCACAATGACGGTACGGAATTGTTGCGCGCGCGTCTTGACGGTAAGGCGGTGGTGGATTTCGATACGGCGCGCCGGCTGTTCACGCTGCTGAGCGTGCTGCATCTGAAAGCCTGA
- a CDS encoding CoA transferase: MTDNLPLAGLTVIDCASFIAAPVAATVLADFGADVIKIEPPSGEPYRRDDPRQRQPYSEYPYNYVVDNRSKRAITLDLKAEAGQRVLHKLLETADVFVTNAPFPARERLKVRYSDLKERYPRLIYASVTAYGETGPEADRTGFDSTALWARSGLMDLCKPSPESAPARSLPGMGDHPTAISMVAAIMMALYRRERTGLGGECATNLMANGLWWNAIWTQAALCGAKVEGRPPREAADNPMHNLYCCADGRWFHLVMITKPDRFPEVARAVGLPHLADDARFQTPEGRQAHARELIDAFDAAFRTKPWAEWKAILTESRFTFGEIGTVDDVATDVQMRESGAIIPHPEPEKAGAAWTLSSPFWLTGVEKRAPGMSPALGEHNAAVLADLGYSEDEAEALRSQGAFG; this comes from the coding sequence ATGACAGACAACCTCCCCCTTGCGGGCCTGACGGTGATCGACTGCGCCTCGTTCATCGCCGCGCCCGTCGCCGCCACCGTGCTGGCCGATTTCGGCGCCGACGTGATCAAGATCGAGCCGCCGTCCGGCGAGCCCTATCGCCGCGACGACCCGAGGCAGCGCCAGCCCTATAGCGAATATCCCTACAACTACGTGGTCGACAACCGCTCCAAGCGGGCGATCACGCTGGACCTGAAGGCGGAGGCGGGACAGCGCGTGCTGCACAAGCTGCTGGAGACCGCCGACGTGTTCGTCACCAACGCGCCCTTTCCGGCGCGCGAGCGGCTGAAGGTGCGCTATTCCGATCTGAAAGAGCGCTATCCGCGCCTGATCTATGCCAGTGTCACCGCCTATGGCGAGACCGGGCCGGAGGCGGACCGCACCGGCTTCGACTCCACGGCGCTGTGGGCGCGCAGCGGGCTGATGGATCTGTGCAAGCCCTCGCCGGAGAGCGCGCCGGCGCGCTCGCTGCCGGGCATGGGCGACCATCCGACGGCGATCAGCATGGTGGCGGCCATCATGATGGCGCTCTACCGGCGCGAGCGCACGGGGCTGGGCGGCGAGTGCGCCACCAACCTGATGGCGAACGGCCTCTGGTGGAACGCGATCTGGACCCAGGCGGCGCTTTGCGGTGCCAAGGTCGAGGGGCGGCCGCCGCGGGAGGCGGCGGACAATCCGATGCACAACCTCTATTGCTGCGCCGACGGGCGCTGGTTCCATCTGGTGATGATCACCAAGCCGGACCGCTTCCCGGAGGTGGCGCGGGCGGTCGGCCTGCCGCATCTGGCCGACGATGCCCGCTTCCAGACGCCGGAGGGGCGTCAGGCGCATGCGCGCGAACTGATCGACGCCTTCGACGCCGCGTTCCGCACCAAGCCCTGGGCCGAGTGGAAGGCGATCCTGACCGAAAGCCGCTTCACGTTTGGCGAGATCGGCACGGTCGATGATGTCGCCACCGACGTGCAGATGCGCGAAAGCGGCGCCATCATTCCCCATCCGGAGCCGGAGAAAGCCGGGGCGGCCTGGACGCTTTCCAGCCCGTTCTGGCTGACCGGCGTTGAGAAGCGCGCGCCCGGCATGTCGCCGGCGCTGGGCGAGCACAACGCCGCGGTGCTGGCGGACCTGGGCTACAGCGAAGACGAGGCCGAGGCGCTGCGCAGCCAGGGGGCATTCGGTTGA
- the maf gene encoding septum formation protein Maf, which produces MSDQASFLILASASPRRVDLLAQIGLVPTAIRPADVDETPAADEKPRELAARLAEAKGAAVAEPGTYTLAADTVVGVGRRILPKAETEAEARACLALLSGRRHRVYGGVALIAPDGRVTRRLVVTDVRFKRLDRDDVQRYLASGEWHGKAGGYAIQGVAAEYVAWIGGSYSNVVGLPLFETAALLRGAGFRW; this is translated from the coding sequence ATGTCTGACCAAGCGTCTTTCCTGATCCTGGCCAGCGCCTCGCCGCGGCGGGTCGACCTGTTGGCGCAGATCGGCCTTGTCCCGACCGCGATCCGGCCGGCCGATGTGGACGAGACTCCGGCCGCGGACGAGAAACCCCGCGAACTGGCGGCGCGTCTGGCCGAGGCGAAAGGCGCGGCCGTGGCCGAGCCCGGCACGTATACGCTGGCGGCGGACACGGTGGTCGGTGTCGGCCGACGTATCCTGCCCAAGGCCGAGACCGAGGCGGAGGCGCGGGCCTGTCTCGCCCTGCTGAGCGGTCGCCGACATCGCGTCTATGGCGGTGTGGCCCTGATCGCGCCCGACGGCCGCGTGACCCGACGGCTGGTGGTGACCGACGTTCGGTTCAAGCGCCTCGACCGGGACGATGTGCAGCGCTATCTCGCGAGCGGCGAATGGCACGGCAAGGCCGGCGGCTATGCCATCCAGGGCGTTGCCGCGGAATACGTCGCCTGGATCGGCGGCTCCTATTCCAACGTGGTCGGGTTGCCGCTGTTCGAGACGGCCGCCCTGCTGCGGGGGGCCGGCTTCCGGTGGTGA
- a CDS encoding enoyl-CoA hydratase — translation MPCFETLLIDRPAENVLRVTMNRPDARNAQDLQMTYDLNAAFDFAAHDAETKVIILAGKDPHFSAGHDLRGKAGKTLDDFAPISTWGGHGEPGAAGRLSREHEIYLDVSQRWRDLPKPTIAAVQGKCIAGGLMLAWVCDLIVAADDAQFCDPVVAMGVCGVEWFAHPHELGYRKAKELLFTGDFFSADEAYRLGMVNHVVPRAEMMDFVVAMAAKIATKPMFALRTTKEAVNKAQDAAGFQQQMATAFALHQLCHSHNMQVHNMAVDPGGLAPSVKGRTDARLKAKPAAE, via the coding sequence CTGCCCTGTTTCGAAACCCTGCTGATCGACCGCCCGGCCGAGAATGTCCTGCGCGTGACGATGAACCGTCCCGATGCGCGCAACGCGCAGGACCTGCAGATGACCTATGATCTGAACGCGGCGTTCGATTTCGCCGCGCACGATGCGGAGACCAAGGTCATCATCCTGGCGGGCAAGGACCCGCACTTCTCCGCCGGCCACGACCTGCGCGGCAAGGCGGGCAAGACCCTGGACGATTTCGCGCCCATCTCCACCTGGGGCGGCCACGGCGAGCCGGGCGCGGCCGGCCGGCTGTCGCGCGAGCACGAAATCTACCTGGACGTGAGCCAGCGCTGGCGTGACCTGCCGAAGCCGACCATCGCGGCGGTGCAGGGCAAGTGCATCGCCGGCGGCCTGATGCTGGCCTGGGTCTGCGACCTGATCGTCGCCGCCGATGACGCCCAGTTCTGCGACCCGGTGGTGGCCATGGGCGTCTGCGGCGTCGAATGGTTCGCCCACCCGCACGAACTCGGCTATCGCAAGGCCAAGGAATTGCTGTTCACCGGCGACTTTTTCAGCGCCGACGAGGCCTACCGGCTCGGCATGGTCAACCATGTGGTGCCGCGGGCCGAGATGATGGATTTCGTCGTGGCCATGGCCGCCAAGATCGCCACCAAGCCGATGTTCGCGCTGCGCACCACCAAGGAGGCGGTGAACAAGGCCCAGGACGCTGCCGGCTTCCAACAGCAGATGGCCACCGCCTTCGCCCTGCACCAGCTCTGCCACAGCCACAACATGCAGGTGCACAACATGGCCGTTGATCCGGGCGGGCTAGCGCCCAGCGTCAAGGGCCGCACCGACGCCCGCCTGAAGGCGAAGCCCGCGGCGGAGTAG
- a CDS encoding 2-hydroxychromene-2-carboxylate isomerase, with amino-acid sequence MAVIEYFYAAHSAFAYLGSARLMQIVQASGATLRHRPMDLRRVVPASGSTPTTERTPGHRAYFFGREIQRWSEERGAPVVAGLPTYHHHDIDLPNRFLIAAGEQGEAIDRLAHALLEAHWRDDADLADADTLVRLADGLGQDGAALLAAARDDATGATYERFTAEAIARSVFGSPTYFVDGDMFYGQDRLELVERALRQPYRR; translated from the coding sequence ATGGCCGTGATCGAGTATTTCTACGCCGCCCATTCCGCCTTCGCCTATCTGGGCTCGGCGCGACTGATGCAGATCGTTCAAGCCTCGGGCGCCACCCTGCGGCACCGGCCGATGGACCTGCGCCGGGTGGTGCCGGCCTCGGGCTCGACGCCCACCACCGAGCGGACGCCCGGCCACCGCGCCTATTTCTTCGGCCGCGAGATCCAGCGCTGGTCGGAGGAGCGGGGCGCGCCGGTGGTGGCGGGCCTGCCGACCTATCACCACCACGACATCGACCTGCCGAACCGCTTCCTGATCGCCGCCGGTGAGCAGGGCGAGGCCATCGACCGCCTCGCCCACGCCCTGCTGGAGGCACACTGGCGCGACGACGCGGACCTGGCCGACGCCGATACGCTGGTCCGCCTGGCCGATGGGCTGGGCCAGGACGGCGCCGCGCTGCTGGCCGCCGCCCGCGACGACGCGACCGGGGCCACCTACGAACGCTTCACCGCGGAGGCCATCGCGCGTTCCGTATTCGGCTCGCCGACCTATTTCGTCGACGGCGACATGTTCTATGGCCAGGACCGGCTGGAACTGGTCGAACGCGCGTTGAGGCAACCCTACCGGCGGTAA
- a CDS encoding ribonuclease E/G: protein MTEDVFRLPPVDALAVSASPGEWLIAGLRAGEVWDLGWHWPDRPMLVGAIHAVRVVRLAPQARGAFVAIDDRGGEGFLDLSRHRGSMPHEGQRLLAQVTRLPVAGKRLTLSPAARLAGRYLVYTPGRAGVSASRDLAKGAAARLQGVVKRALRPGEGVIVRAAAAHLTDHPDPLLAELERHRAAWQTLSREAGLGLVHRPPAGVDAALIDRVGSGPLRIVVGSARARAAARAAAETWAPSEPIRVDLEAADAFTALGGAYALEQALQPSVPLASGGTLWLQRTRACWAIDVDSGSAQGDAAAIRQQTNREAAIELARQVQLRQIAGLFVVDFLRVRDGKAEAAVLRDLQAGFAEDRAPLHFNPRFDPLGFYGFSRAHIAPALSSRLADGGIGAAILAGLRAMVHSSLAEPHRRLALHLHPATLVALADWPLALAEAEAVLGQKPRLEPDPDVRQVDFAVRTVAE, encoded by the coding sequence GTGACGGAGGATGTCTTTCGCCTGCCGCCCGTCGATGCCCTTGCCGTTTCGGCATCGCCGGGCGAGTGGCTGATCGCGGGATTGCGGGCCGGCGAGGTCTGGGACCTTGGCTGGCACTGGCCCGATCGGCCCATGCTGGTCGGCGCGATCCATGCGGTGCGCGTCGTTCGTCTCGCCCCCCAGGCGCGGGGGGCGTTCGTCGCCATCGACGACCGGGGCGGAGAGGGTTTTCTGGACCTGAGCCGCCATCGCGGGTCCATGCCGCACGAGGGCCAGCGCCTGCTGGCGCAGGTGACGCGCCTGCCGGTGGCGGGCAAACGCCTGACCCTGTCGCCGGCCGCGCGGTTGGCCGGCCGGTATCTGGTCTATACGCCGGGCCGCGCCGGCGTCAGCGCCTCGCGCGATCTGGCCAAGGGCGCCGCCGCGCGCCTGCAAGGTGTGGTCAAGCGCGCCCTGCGCCCCGGCGAGGGGGTCATTGTCCGCGCCGCGGCCGCACATCTGACCGACCATCCGGACCCGCTGCTTGCGGAGTTGGAGCGTCATCGGGCGGCGTGGCAGACGCTGTCGCGCGAGGCCGGCCTCGGCCTCGTGCATCGGCCGCCGGCTGGAGTCGATGCCGCGCTGATCGACCGGGTGGGCAGTGGCCCGCTGCGCATCGTCGTGGGCTCGGCCCGTGCCCGTGCTGCGGCCCGGGCCGCGGCGGAGACCTGGGCGCCAAGCGAGCCCATCCGGGTCGACCTGGAAGCGGCCGACGCGTTCACGGCGCTGGGTGGGGCCTATGCCCTGGAACAGGCGTTGCAGCCTTCGGTTCCGCTCGCATCCGGCGGAACGCTCTGGCTCCAGCGCACCCGCGCCTGCTGGGCCATTGACGTCGATTCCGGCAGCGCCCAGGGGGATGCCGCGGCGATCCGCCAGCAAACCAATCGCGAGGCCGCGATTGAACTGGCGCGGCAGGTCCAATTGCGCCAGATCGCGGGGCTGTTCGTCGTCGACTTCCTGCGCGTGCGGGACGGCAAGGCCGAGGCGGCGGTCCTGCGCGATCTGCAGGCGGGGTTCGCCGAGGACCGGGCGCCGTTGCATTTCAACCCCAGGTTCGATCCGCTGGGCTTTTATGGCTTCAGCCGCGCGCATATCGCGCCGGCCCTGTCGTCGCGGCTTGCCGATGGCGGCATCGGCGCGGCCATTCTGGCGGGATTGCGTGCCATGGTGCACTCCAGCCTTGCCGAGCCCCACCGCCGCTTGGCATTACACCTGCACCCGGCGACCCTGGTGGCCCTGGCCGACTGGCCACTGGCCCTGGCGGAAGCCGAGGCGGTGCTGGGGCAGAAGCCGCGCCTTGAACCCGATCCGGACGTGCGGCAAGTCGACTTTGCGGTCCGCACCGTCGCGGAGTGA
- a CDS encoding low molecular weight phosphatase family protein, which translates to MAQRIQAVLFACEMNVARSVMAEAWLKHFHGQRIYVDSCGLHAGHPDPFVATVMLEVGIDVSRHASKTFDDLVDGYFDLIVALAPPAQVRAIAMARMAAIDVEFWPTMDATVEYGSRERRLDAYRAVRDYLRDRILQAFPVSK; encoded by the coding sequence ATGGCGCAGCGCATCCAAGCCGTCCTGTTCGCGTGCGAGATGAACGTCGCCCGCTCGGTCATGGCCGAAGCCTGGTTGAAACATTTTCACGGCCAGAGAATCTATGTGGACTCCTGCGGTCTCCATGCCGGCCATCCGGACCCGTTCGTGGCGACGGTGATGCTGGAAGTCGGGATCGATGTCTCGCGCCACGCCTCGAAAACCTTCGACGATCTGGTCGACGGCTATTTCGATCTGATCGTGGCGCTGGCACCGCCGGCCCAGGTGCGGGCCATCGCCATGGCCCGGATGGCGGCGATCGACGTGGAATTCTGGCCGACCATGGATGCCACGGTCGAATACGGCAGCCGCGAGCGCCGGCTCGACGCCTATCGCGCCGTGCGCGACTATCTGCGCGACCGGATTCTGCAAGCCTTTCCGGTGTCGAAATGA
- the yacG gene encoding DNA gyrase inhibitor YacG — translation MTEPPTSNVVPLRPRRRAAPCPICAKPSAADYRPFCSKRCADIDLHKWLGEGYRVETEEPADGADAPSDPDGR, via the coding sequence ATGACCGAACCGCCGACCAGCAATGTCGTGCCGTTGCGCCCGCGCCGCCGCGCGGCCCCCTGTCCGATCTGCGCCAAGCCCTCGGCGGCGGACTACCGGCCGTTCTGCTCCAAGCGCTGCGCCGACATCGACCTGCACAAATGGCTGGGCGAAGGCTATCGGGTCGAGACCGAGGAACCGGCGGACGGGGCCGACGCGCCGTCGGATCCGGACGGGCGATAG
- a CDS encoding hydantoinase B/oxoprolinase family protein — protein MSATPNQPPALENLERQIQWNRLLAVVEEQAQTLVRTAFSTSAREAGDISAGVYDVQGRMLAQAVTGTPGHVNAMAASVQHFLARFPVATMEEGDVFFTNDPWLGTGHLNDFTVVTPTFRQGKVVGLFACTTHVADIGGRGFGPDGRQVYEEGIRLPIMPLAKKGEMLRHVLDIIAANVRNPVEVEGDLYSLVACNAVGSKRLLEMMEEFRMADVGPLASHIIAASEAGMRAEIAKLPNGTYKNAMRIDGYEAPLDLVATMTIQDDRIAVDFDGTSPVSAYGINVPMSYTEAYASFGVRCVVGNRVPNNAGSLGAVRITAPEGCILNAPEPCAVTARHVIGQMLPDVVLGCLNQIIPDQVPAEGTSCLWNPVLMGGHGVVDGLDQRGRAFAMNTFHTGGTGARPEKDGLNATAFPSGVRNTPVEINETIAPLVFWRKEYRPDSGGAGEHRGGTGQIMEIGHAEDAPFAISSMFDRIDNPPRGRNGGGEGARGVIRIQAGATLKGKGRQTIPAGQRLRLEMPGGGGLGSPIARPAALVAEDVRNGLVSVEAAQAAYGVVCNADGVVDEAATATLRASA, from the coding sequence ATGTCCGCCACGCCGAACCAGCCGCCCGCCCTCGAAAACCTGGAGCGGCAGATCCAGTGGAACCGCCTGCTCGCCGTGGTAGAGGAACAGGCGCAAACCCTGGTGCGCACGGCCTTTTCCACCAGCGCGCGTGAGGCGGGCGACATCTCGGCCGGTGTTTACGACGTGCAGGGCCGCATGCTGGCCCAGGCGGTCACCGGCACGCCCGGCCACGTCAACGCCATGGCGGCCAGCGTGCAGCATTTCCTGGCCCGCTTCCCGGTGGCGACCATGGAGGAAGGCGATGTCTTCTTCACCAACGATCCCTGGCTGGGCACCGGCCACCTGAACGACTTCACCGTCGTCACCCCGACCTTCCGCCAGGGCAAGGTGGTCGGACTGTTCGCCTGCACCACCCATGTCGCCGACATCGGCGGCCGCGGCTTCGGCCCGGACGGCCGGCAGGTCTATGAGGAAGGTATCCGCCTGCCGATCATGCCCCTCGCCAAAAAGGGCGAGATGCTACGCCATGTGCTGGACATCATCGCCGCCAATGTGCGCAACCCGGTGGAGGTCGAAGGCGACCTCTATTCGCTGGTGGCCTGCAACGCGGTCGGCTCCAAACGCCTCTTGGAGATGATGGAAGAGTTCCGCATGGCCGATGTCGGCCCGCTCGCCAGCCACATCATCGCCGCGTCGGAGGCGGGCATGCGCGCGGAAATCGCCAAGCTGCCGAACGGCACCTACAAGAACGCCATGCGCATCGACGGCTACGAGGCGCCGCTGGACCTGGTCGCGACCATGACCATCCAGGACGACCGCATCGCGGTGGATTTCGACGGCACCTCGCCGGTGTCCGCCTACGGCATCAACGTGCCGATGAGCTATACCGAGGCCTATGCCAGCTTCGGCGTGCGCTGCGTCGTCGGCAACCGCGTGCCCAACAATGCCGGCTCGCTGGGGGCGGTGCGGATCACCGCGCCCGAGGGCTGCATCCTGAACGCGCCGGAGCCCTGCGCCGTCACCGCGCGGCACGTCATTGGCCAGATGCTGCCGGACGTGGTGCTGGGCTGCCTGAACCAGATTATCCCGGACCAGGTGCCGGCGGAGGGCACATCCTGCCTCTGGAACCCGGTTCTGATGGGCGGCCACGGCGTGGTCGATGGGCTGGACCAGCGCGGCCGGGCCTTTGCCATGAACACCTTCCACACCGGGGGCACCGGCGCGCGGCCGGAAAAGGACGGCCTGAACGCCACCGCCTTCCCCTCCGGCGTCCGCAACACGCCCGTGGAGATCAACGAGACCATCGCGCCGCTGGTGTTCTGGCGCAAGGAATACCGACCCGACTCCGGCGGCGCCGGCGAACACCGCGGCGGCACCGGCCAGATCATGGAGATCGGCCATGCCGAAGATGCGCCGTTTGCCATCTCCAGCATGTTCGACCGCATCGACAACCCGCCGCGCGGCCGCAATGGCGGCGGCGAAGGCGCCCGCGGCGTGATCCGCATCCAGGCGGGCGCGACGCTGAAAGGCAAGGGCCGCCAGACCATCCCCGCCGGCCAGCGCCTGCGCCTGGAAATGCCGGGCGGCGGCGGCCTCGGCTCGCCCATCGCCCGGCCGGCAGCCCTGGTGGCCGAGGACGTGCGCAACGGCCTGGTCTCGGTCGAAGCCGCGCAGGCAGCCTATGGTGTGGTTTGCAACGCCGACGGCGTGGTCGACGAAGCCGCCACCGCAACCCTGCGCGCCTCCGCCTGA
- a CDS encoding TIGR03620 family F420-dependent LLM class oxidoreductase, whose protein sequence is MKLGKLGVWYASDKLKPAEMAAFVQQVEGLGFGSYWYPESRYYESIAAGAWLLANSKTITVGSSIANIYARDAFTAAAARRSLNDMYGGRYVSGLGVSHIPMVEGMRKHDYGRPVTTMRAYLDDMAAARQPDEGDWPVAIAALGPRMLDLAAEKCDAALPYNVTPEHTARAKQAMGSAKALVVEQKFCLESDPAKARAIARAELKRYMALPNYANNWLRLGFTQDDITGEGSDRFMDAMVVWGDEAAIHARMQEHFDAGATTVVMQPLHAEGDTATRTRGLEAVARYGA, encoded by the coding sequence ATGAAACTCGGCAAACTCGGTGTCTGGTATGCTTCGGACAAGCTGAAGCCGGCGGAGATGGCCGCCTTTGTGCAACAGGTGGAGGGGCTGGGCTTCGGGTCCTACTGGTACCCGGAAAGCCGGTATTACGAGAGTATTGCTGCCGGCGCCTGGCTGCTGGCGAACTCCAAGACCATCACGGTCGGCTCGTCGATCGCCAACATCTATGCCCGCGATGCCTTCACGGCGGCGGCAGCCCGGCGCTCGCTGAACGACATGTATGGCGGCCGCTACGTCTCCGGCCTGGGGGTGAGCCATATCCCGATGGTGGAGGGGATGCGCAAGCACGACTACGGCCGGCCGGTGACGACCATGCGCGCCTATCTCGACGACATGGCGGCGGCGCGGCAGCCGGACGAGGGCGACTGGCCCGTCGCCATTGCCGCGCTGGGGCCGCGTATGCTGGATCTGGCTGCCGAGAAGTGCGACGCCGCCCTGCCCTATAATGTCACGCCGGAGCACACGGCCCGGGCCAAGCAGGCCATGGGCAGCGCCAAGGCGCTGGTGGTGGAGCAGAAATTCTGCCTGGAGAGCGACCCGGCCAAGGCCCGCGCCATCGCCCGGGCAGAGTTGAAGCGGTACATGGCGCTGCCGAACTATGCCAACAACTGGTTGCGCCTGGGCTTCACCCAGGACGACATCACCGGCGAGGGCTCGGACCGGTTCATGGATGCCATGGTGGTCTGGGGCGACGAGGCGGCGATCCACGCCCGCATGCAGGAGCATTTCGACGCCGGCGCGACCACGGTGGTGATGCAGCCGCTGCACGCCGAGGGCGACACCGCCACCCGCACGCGCGGGTTGGAGGCGGTGGCGCGCTACGGCGCATAG